A window of the Zeugodacus cucurbitae isolate PBARC_wt_2022May chromosome 2, idZeuCucr1.2, whole genome shotgun sequence genome harbors these coding sequences:
- the LOC105221578 gene encoding lysine-specific demethylase 3A isoform X5: MWKGINRRLRISLTANIEKMSEEADKFMDLDGTCHNLAEELLREMPDMKDEIEQELKDALLKNNDSKTKNLQQKELNEIAHKDSDNDLETNEFDNINGHEGLVGTGQFVNNCLHKESKESCEIGKTDTEITNMEKGHQENNNGICLTDSMNEDNDGSIDQTSQKESPYNTKGESKIRKRENDCSGIDSATIQDSPNAKQPKLEVTGERKSIIEVHISNKAIDDKEASAELERIRQLKEQTIIELHRLKSQDDTFLRIENINKQLQKNIEQNENNEKGNNNENKEENDSVNKVTDITEKNENNNRKELIIDYADDNEQKVIPKENLKSNIDGALMENADTDGKLEMKKPSEVKAPENVKIEVKTLTEEAEPLSAPAESASTSAPMTSISLNDNSNHSKIGDSHTSQEELTAEEAERDRELRASRATFLQHLPCFKLQRNSESIIKSESNSNDNVTTEYALPRCRECRRRSSQGGSDVYCRFYEFRRLQYNELGELVVAGFPNPYTDPTADDLRIWQPDKHSVPTAGWMDIQVARYILLHAGDQFCYLWQQEAEALRLHENPNSIIAWKKVVQGLREICDVCDTTLFNFHWTCDKCGFGVCLDCFKDRKEQRSCRKRRTGDKTQRGHDEFHWMLCTATTSTHQKHELRDLMLTQIIASDALNVLGRLLHDIRAMWQVPQMCGCLLSKQDLPADTELGTLIQDMIKESQLKQQTSASSLATEETLRKQARMEELHAKKLEFARARGIDYVPGRVWTKQTLGKDPITTAFDNFKHINFLRKGLAGLRRFLPPRAMTLTHSTMLAPGVPHEWLCDGKLLRLTNAMHPDNRILYQEVWKCGQPVMISEVAQSLNLELWRPEAFCKDFGDKPNDLINCLNGNLVPNQPMRYFWEGFQCIKKRLLDANGKPMLLKLKDWPPGDDFAEILPTRFADLMTGLPMPEYTLRTGNLNIASCLPKMFVPPDLGPKMYNAYGSALHPDKGTTNLHLDISDAVNIMVYVGVPQDADSKPQLVATQKAIALGGCDYLTRARCQIPGVLPGALWHIFPARDADKIRDLLNRVTIEKGFRLEPDHDPIHDQNWYLDDKLRARLFKEYGVEGYPIVQCLGDAVFIPAGAPHQVQNLHNCIKVAEDFVSPENITHCYHLTHEFRHLSHSHTNHEDKLQIKNIIYHAIKDCCHILVRALDQRLDEELAKVEEQYEKTEMSLREAKEIAAKLPSGKQD, translated from the exons ATGTGGAAAGGGATAAACAGACGGCTacgaat ATCCCTAACTGCAAACATAGAGAAAATGTCAGAAGAAGCTGACAAATTTATGGACTTGGATGGAACTTGCCACAATTTGGCGGAAGAGCTATTACGTGAAATGCCGGATATGAAAGATGAGATCGAGCAGGAATTAAAAGAtgcattgttaaaaaataatgatagtaaaacaaaaaatttacaacaaaaagaacTGAATGAAATAGCGCATAAAGATTCCGATAATGATCTTGAAACAAACGAATTTGATAACATAAACGGACATGAGGGATTAGTAGGTACGGGCCAGTTCGTGAATAACTGCTTGCATAAAGAAAGCAAGGAAAGTTGTGAAATTGGAAAAACGGATACTGAGATAACAAACATGGAAAAGGGTCATCAGGAAAACAATAACGGAATATGCTTAACCGACAGCATGAATGAAGATAATGACGGCAGCATTGATCAAACATCTCAAAAAGAATCTCCGTATAACACAAAGGGGGAATCCAAAATTCGTAAACGTGAGAATGATTGTTCTGGAATTGATAGTGCAACCATACAAGACAGCCCAAATGCCAAACAACCAAAATTGGAAGTTACCGGCGAAAGGAAATCAATAATTGAAGTTCACATCTCTAATAAGGCGATTGATGATAAAGAAGCGTCTGCAGAGTTGGAACGCATACGTCAACTTAAGGAGCAAACAATTATTGAATTGCACAGACTAAAGAGTCAAGATGATACATTTCTTAGAATTGAGAACATTAACAAGcagttacaaaaaaatatagagcaaaatgaaaataatgagaAGGGgaataacaatgaaaataagGAGGAAAACGATTCGGTAAATAAAGTCACTGACATTACAGAGAAAAATGAgaataataatagaaaagaaCTGATAATTGATTACGCCGATGATAACGAACAAAAAGTTATTCCGAAAGagaatcttaaatctaatatagATGGTGCGCTTATGGAAAACGCAGACACAGATGGTAAGCTCGAAATGAAGAAACCTTCAGAAGTAAAAGCCcctgaaaatgtaaaaattgaagttaaaactTTAACAGAAGAAGCAGAACCATTATCAGCCCCTGCAGAATCAGCATCGACATCCGCACCAATGACGTCCATATCACTCAACGATAATAGTAATCATTCTAAAATCGGCGATAGTCACACTTCTCAAGAAGAACTTACAGCCGAAGAAGCAGAGCGTGATCGAGAGTTACGTGCATCGCGAGCAACATTTCTTCAGCACTTACCTTGCTTCAAGCTCCAACGCAACTCGGAAAGTATTATTAAAAGCGAGTCAAACTCCAATGATAATGTTACAACTGAATATGCTCTACCAAGATGTCGCGAGTGTCGACGCCGCAGTTCACAGGGTGGTTCAGATGTCTATTGTCGATTTTATGAATTCCGTCGTTTGCAGTATAATGAATTGGGTGAATTGGTTGTTGCTGGCTTCCCCAACCCCTATACGGACCCGACTGCCGACGATTTACGCATCTGGCAGCCAGATAAGCATAGTGTGCCTACTGCAGGCTGGATGGACATCCAAGTTGCTCGGTATATATTGCTACATGCTGGTGACCAATTTTGCTATCTGTGGCAACAAGAGGCCGAAGCATTGCGTTTACACGAAAATCCGAATAGCATAATCGCCTGGAAGAAGGTGGTGCAAGGTCTACGTGAGATTTGCGATGTGTGTGATACCacactttttaattttcattggaCTTGCGACAAGTGTGGTTTTGGTGTGTGTCTTGACTGTTTCAAAGACCGCAAAGAGCAACGCAGTTGTCGTAAGAGACGCACGGGCGATAAAACCCAACGTGGACACGATGAATTTCACTGGATGCTATGTACTGCAACAACGTCAACTCATCAAAAACATGAACTTCGAGATCTGATGCTGACACAGATCATTGCTAGCGATGCGTTAAACGTTTTGGGCCGACTCTTGCACGATATACGTGCTATGTGGCAAGTGCCACAGATGTGTGGCTGTTTGTTAAGCAAACAGGACCTTCCGGCAGATACGGAACTTGGTACTTTAATACAGGACATGATCAAGGAATCGCAATTAAAGCAGCAGACGAGCGCTTCATCGCTAGCTACTGAAGAAACATTACGTAAACAGGCACGAATGGAAGAATTGCATGCCAAAAAGTTGGAGTTTGCGCGAGCAAGAGGTATAGACTATGTGCCAGGACGAGTGTGGACAAAGCAAACTTTGGGAAAGGATCCCATAACCACcgcttttgataattttaaacatataaaCTTTTTACGGAAGGGTTTAGCGGGATTACGACGATTTTTGCCGCCACGCGCAATGACCTTAACCCACTCGACAATGCTGGCGCCTGGCGTACCACATGAATGGTTATGCGATGGCAAACTATTGAGACTTACTAATGCCATGCATCCCGATAACCGAATACTTTATCAGGAGGTATGGAAATGTGGTCAGCCCGTTATGATCTCGGAAGTAGCGCAATCACTGAACTTGGAGTTATGGCGACCAGAAGCCTTCTGTAAGGATTTCGGTGACAAGCCCAATGACTTGATAAACTGCTTGAATGGAAATTTAGTACCTAACCAACCGATGCGATATTTCTGGGAGGGATTCCAATGTATAAAGAAACGATTGCTAGATGCAAATGGCAAACCAATGTTATTAAAACTGAAAGACTGGCCGCCAGGCGATGATTTTGCCGAAATATTGCCAACCCGTTTTGCGGATCTCATGACCGGCCTACCCATGCCGGAATACACCTTGCGTACAGGCAATTTGAATATTGCCAGCTGTTTGCCGAAGATGTTTGTTCCACCCGACTTGGGACCGAAGATGTACAATGCTTACGGTTCGGCATTGCACCCTGACAAGGGCACTACTAATTTGCACTTGGACATTTCCGACGCTGTAAACATTATGGTATATGTGGGCGTACCACAAGATGCCGATAGTAAACCACAATTGGTAGCTACTCAAAAAGCTATAGCTTTGGGTGGCTGCGATTATTTGACACGGGCACGATGCCAAATACCTGGCGTCCTGCCAGGTGCATTGTGGCATATTTTCCCTGCACGAGATGCTGATAAAATCCGCGATCTCCTAAATCGAGTGACGATAGAGAAAGGGTTTCGCTTGGAACCCGACCACGATCCCATTCATGATCAGAATTGGTATTTAGACGATAAATTGCGTGCACGTCTCTTCAAGGAATATGGTGTAGAAGGATATCCCATTGTACAGTGCCTTGGCGATGCAGTGTTCATTCCGGCTGGGGCACCACATCAAG
- the LOC105221578 gene encoding lysine-specific demethylase 3A isoform X4 produces MYANIKSIIHRSLTANIEKMSEEADKFMDLDGTCHNLAEELLREMPDMKDEIEQELKDALLKNNDSKTKNLQQKELNEIAHKDSDNDLETNEFDNINGHEGLVGTGQFVNNCLHKESKESCEIGKTDTEITNMEKGHQENNNGICLTDSMNEDNDGSIDQTSQKESPYNTKGESKIRKRENDCSGIDSATIQDSPNAKQPKLEVTGERKSIIEVHISNKAIDDKEASAELERIRQLKEQTIIELHRLKSQDDTFLRIENINKQLQKNIEQNENNEKGNNNENKEENDSVNKVTDITEKNENNNRKELIIDYADDNEQKVIPKENLKSNIDGALMENADTDGKLEMKKPSEVKAPENVKIEVKTLTEEAEPLSAPAESASTSAPMTSISLNDNSNHSKIGDSHTSQEELTAEEAERDRELRASRATFLQHLPCFKLQRNSESIIKSESNSNDNVTTEYALPRCRECRRRSSQGGSDVYCRFYEFRRLQYNELGELVVAGFPNPYTDPTADDLRIWQPDKHSVPTAGWMDIQVARYILLHAGDQFCYLWQQEAEALRLHENPNSIIAWKKVVQGLREICDVCDTTLFNFHWTCDKCGFGVCLDCFKDRKEQRSCRKRRTGDKTQRGHDEFHWMLCTATTSTHQKHELRDLMLTQIIASDALNVLGRLLHDIRAMWQVPQMCGCLLSKQDLPADTELGTLIQDMIKESQLKQQTSASSLATEETLRKQARMEELHAKKLEFARARGIDYVPGRVWTKQTLGKDPITTAFDNFKHINFLRKGLAGLRRFLPPRAMTLTHSTMLAPGVPHEWLCDGKLLRLTNAMHPDNRILYQEVWKCGQPVMISEVAQSLNLELWRPEAFCKDFGDKPNDLINCLNGNLVPNQPMRYFWEGFQCIKKRLLDANGKPMLLKLKDWPPGDDFAEILPTRFADLMTGLPMPEYTLRTGNLNIASCLPKMFVPPDLGPKMYNAYGSALHPDKGTTNLHLDISDAVNIMVYVGVPQDADSKPQLVATQKAIALGGCDYLTRARCQIPGVLPGALWHIFPARDADKIRDLLNRVTIEKGFRLEPDHDPIHDQNWYLDDKLRARLFKEYGVEGYPIVQCLGDAVFIPAGAPHQVQNLHNCIKVAEDFVSPENITHCYHLTHEFRHLSHSHTNHEDKLQIKNIIYHAIKDCCHILVRALDQRLDEELAKVEEQYEKTEMSLREAKEIAAKLPSGKQD; encoded by the exons ATGTATGCTAATATAAAATCTattatacatag ATCCCTAACTGCAAACATAGAGAAAATGTCAGAAGAAGCTGACAAATTTATGGACTTGGATGGAACTTGCCACAATTTGGCGGAAGAGCTATTACGTGAAATGCCGGATATGAAAGATGAGATCGAGCAGGAATTAAAAGAtgcattgttaaaaaataatgatagtaaaacaaaaaatttacaacaaaaagaacTGAATGAAATAGCGCATAAAGATTCCGATAATGATCTTGAAACAAACGAATTTGATAACATAAACGGACATGAGGGATTAGTAGGTACGGGCCAGTTCGTGAATAACTGCTTGCATAAAGAAAGCAAGGAAAGTTGTGAAATTGGAAAAACGGATACTGAGATAACAAACATGGAAAAGGGTCATCAGGAAAACAATAACGGAATATGCTTAACCGACAGCATGAATGAAGATAATGACGGCAGCATTGATCAAACATCTCAAAAAGAATCTCCGTATAACACAAAGGGGGAATCCAAAATTCGTAAACGTGAGAATGATTGTTCTGGAATTGATAGTGCAACCATACAAGACAGCCCAAATGCCAAACAACCAAAATTGGAAGTTACCGGCGAAAGGAAATCAATAATTGAAGTTCACATCTCTAATAAGGCGATTGATGATAAAGAAGCGTCTGCAGAGTTGGAACGCATACGTCAACTTAAGGAGCAAACAATTATTGAATTGCACAGACTAAAGAGTCAAGATGATACATTTCTTAGAATTGAGAACATTAACAAGcagttacaaaaaaatatagagcaaaatgaaaataatgagaAGGGgaataacaatgaaaataagGAGGAAAACGATTCGGTAAATAAAGTCACTGACATTACAGAGAAAAATGAgaataataatagaaaagaaCTGATAATTGATTACGCCGATGATAACGAACAAAAAGTTATTCCGAAAGagaatcttaaatctaatatagATGGTGCGCTTATGGAAAACGCAGACACAGATGGTAAGCTCGAAATGAAGAAACCTTCAGAAGTAAAAGCCcctgaaaatgtaaaaattgaagttaaaactTTAACAGAAGAAGCAGAACCATTATCAGCCCCTGCAGAATCAGCATCGACATCCGCACCAATGACGTCCATATCACTCAACGATAATAGTAATCATTCTAAAATCGGCGATAGTCACACTTCTCAAGAAGAACTTACAGCCGAAGAAGCAGAGCGTGATCGAGAGTTACGTGCATCGCGAGCAACATTTCTTCAGCACTTACCTTGCTTCAAGCTCCAACGCAACTCGGAAAGTATTATTAAAAGCGAGTCAAACTCCAATGATAATGTTACAACTGAATATGCTCTACCAAGATGTCGCGAGTGTCGACGCCGCAGTTCACAGGGTGGTTCAGATGTCTATTGTCGATTTTATGAATTCCGTCGTTTGCAGTATAATGAATTGGGTGAATTGGTTGTTGCTGGCTTCCCCAACCCCTATACGGACCCGACTGCCGACGATTTACGCATCTGGCAGCCAGATAAGCATAGTGTGCCTACTGCAGGCTGGATGGACATCCAAGTTGCTCGGTATATATTGCTACATGCTGGTGACCAATTTTGCTATCTGTGGCAACAAGAGGCCGAAGCATTGCGTTTACACGAAAATCCGAATAGCATAATCGCCTGGAAGAAGGTGGTGCAAGGTCTACGTGAGATTTGCGATGTGTGTGATACCacactttttaattttcattggaCTTGCGACAAGTGTGGTTTTGGTGTGTGTCTTGACTGTTTCAAAGACCGCAAAGAGCAACGCAGTTGTCGTAAGAGACGCACGGGCGATAAAACCCAACGTGGACACGATGAATTTCACTGGATGCTATGTACTGCAACAACGTCAACTCATCAAAAACATGAACTTCGAGATCTGATGCTGACACAGATCATTGCTAGCGATGCGTTAAACGTTTTGGGCCGACTCTTGCACGATATACGTGCTATGTGGCAAGTGCCACAGATGTGTGGCTGTTTGTTAAGCAAACAGGACCTTCCGGCAGATACGGAACTTGGTACTTTAATACAGGACATGATCAAGGAATCGCAATTAAAGCAGCAGACGAGCGCTTCATCGCTAGCTACTGAAGAAACATTACGTAAACAGGCACGAATGGAAGAATTGCATGCCAAAAAGTTGGAGTTTGCGCGAGCAAGAGGTATAGACTATGTGCCAGGACGAGTGTGGACAAAGCAAACTTTGGGAAAGGATCCCATAACCACcgcttttgataattttaaacatataaaCTTTTTACGGAAGGGTTTAGCGGGATTACGACGATTTTTGCCGCCACGCGCAATGACCTTAACCCACTCGACAATGCTGGCGCCTGGCGTACCACATGAATGGTTATGCGATGGCAAACTATTGAGACTTACTAATGCCATGCATCCCGATAACCGAATACTTTATCAGGAGGTATGGAAATGTGGTCAGCCCGTTATGATCTCGGAAGTAGCGCAATCACTGAACTTGGAGTTATGGCGACCAGAAGCCTTCTGTAAGGATTTCGGTGACAAGCCCAATGACTTGATAAACTGCTTGAATGGAAATTTAGTACCTAACCAACCGATGCGATATTTCTGGGAGGGATTCCAATGTATAAAGAAACGATTGCTAGATGCAAATGGCAAACCAATGTTATTAAAACTGAAAGACTGGCCGCCAGGCGATGATTTTGCCGAAATATTGCCAACCCGTTTTGCGGATCTCATGACCGGCCTACCCATGCCGGAATACACCTTGCGTACAGGCAATTTGAATATTGCCAGCTGTTTGCCGAAGATGTTTGTTCCACCCGACTTGGGACCGAAGATGTACAATGCTTACGGTTCGGCATTGCACCCTGACAAGGGCACTACTAATTTGCACTTGGACATTTCCGACGCTGTAAACATTATGGTATATGTGGGCGTACCACAAGATGCCGATAGTAAACCACAATTGGTAGCTACTCAAAAAGCTATAGCTTTGGGTGGCTGCGATTATTTGACACGGGCACGATGCCAAATACCTGGCGTCCTGCCAGGTGCATTGTGGCATATTTTCCCTGCACGAGATGCTGATAAAATCCGCGATCTCCTAAATCGAGTGACGATAGAGAAAGGGTTTCGCTTGGAACCCGACCACGATCCCATTCATGATCAGAATTGGTATTTAGACGATAAATTGCGTGCACGTCTCTTCAAGGAATATGGTGTAGAAGGATATCCCATTGTACAGTGCCTTGGCGATGCAGTGTTCATTCCGGCTGGGGCACCACATCAAG
- the LOC105221578 gene encoding lysine-specific demethylase 3A-A isoform X6 codes for MNSNNECENDFERRTDREYSLPPKHYPLTTAFDKSLTANIEKMSEEADKFMDLDGTCHNLAEELLREMPDMKDEIEQELKDALLKNNDSKTKNLQQKELNEIAHKDSDNDLETNEFDNINGHEGLVGTGQFVNNCLHKESKESCEIGKTDTEITNMEKGHQENNNGICLTDSMNEDNDGSIDQTSQKESPYNTKGESKIRKRENDCSGIDSATIQDSPNAKQPKLEVTGERKSIIEVHISNKAIDDKEASAELERIRQLKEQTIIELHRLKSQDDTFLRIENINKQLQKNIEQNENNEKGNNNENKEENDSVNKVTDITEKNENNNRKELIIDYADDNEQKVIPKENLKSNIDGALMENADTDEEAEPLSAPAESASTSAPMTSISLNDNSNHSKIGDSHTSQEELTAEEAERDRELRASRATFLQHLPCFKLQRNSESIIKSESNSNDNVTTEYALPRCRECRRRSSQGGSDVYCRFYEFRRLQYNELGELVVAGFPNPYTDPTADDLRIWQPDKHSVPTAGWMDIQVARYILLHAGDQFCYLWQQEAEALRLHENPNSIIAWKKVVQGLREICDVCDTTLFNFHWTCDKCGFGVCLDCFKDRKEQRSCRKRRTGDKTQRGHDEFHWMLCTATTSTHQKHELRDLMLTQIIASDALNVLGRLLHDIRAMWQVPQMCGCLLSKQDLPADTELGTLIQDMIKESQLKQQTSASSLATEETLRKQARMEELHAKKLEFARARGIDYVPGRVWTKQTLGKDPITTAFDNFKHINFLRKGLAGLRRFLPPRAMTLTHSTMLAPGVPHEWLCDGKLLRLTNAMHPDNRILYQEVWKCGQPVMISEVAQSLNLELWRPEAFCKDFGDKPNDLINCLNGNLVPNQPMRYFWEGFQCIKKRLLDANGKPMLLKLKDWPPGDDFAEILPTRFADLMTGLPMPEYTLRTGNLNIASCLPKMFVPPDLGPKMYNAYGSALHPDKGTTNLHLDISDAVNIMVYVGVPQDADSKPQLVATQKAIALGGCDYLTRARCQIPGVLPGALWHIFPARDADKIRDLLNRVTIEKGFRLEPDHDPIHDQNWYLDDKLRARLFKEYGVEGYPIVQCLGDAVFIPAGAPHQVQNLHNCIKVAEDFVSPENITHCYHLTHEFRHLSHSHTNHEDKLQIKNIIYHAIKDCCHILVRALDQRLDEELAKVEEQYEKTEMSLREAKEIAAKLPSGKQD; via the exons ATGAACTCAAATAACGAGTGTGAGAACGATTTTGAGAGACGCACCGATCGCGAGTACTCACTCCCGCCCAAACATTACCCGCTTACGACTGCATTTGATAA ATCCCTAACTGCAAACATAGAGAAAATGTCAGAAGAAGCTGACAAATTTATGGACTTGGATGGAACTTGCCACAATTTGGCGGAAGAGCTATTACGTGAAATGCCGGATATGAAAGATGAGATCGAGCAGGAATTAAAAGAtgcattgttaaaaaataatgatagtaaaacaaaaaatttacaacaaaaagaacTGAATGAAATAGCGCATAAAGATTCCGATAATGATCTTGAAACAAACGAATTTGATAACATAAACGGACATGAGGGATTAGTAGGTACGGGCCAGTTCGTGAATAACTGCTTGCATAAAGAAAGCAAGGAAAGTTGTGAAATTGGAAAAACGGATACTGAGATAACAAACATGGAAAAGGGTCATCAGGAAAACAATAACGGAATATGCTTAACCGACAGCATGAATGAAGATAATGACGGCAGCATTGATCAAACATCTCAAAAAGAATCTCCGTATAACACAAAGGGGGAATCCAAAATTCGTAAACGTGAGAATGATTGTTCTGGAATTGATAGTGCAACCATACAAGACAGCCCAAATGCCAAACAACCAAAATTGGAAGTTACCGGCGAAAGGAAATCAATAATTGAAGTTCACATCTCTAATAAGGCGATTGATGATAAAGAAGCGTCTGCAGAGTTGGAACGCATACGTCAACTTAAGGAGCAAACAATTATTGAATTGCACAGACTAAAGAGTCAAGATGATACATTTCTTAGAATTGAGAACATTAACAAGcagttacaaaaaaatatagagcaaaatgaaaataatgagaAGGGgaataacaatgaaaataagGAGGAAAACGATTCGGTAAATAAAGTCACTGACATTACAGAGAAAAATGAgaataataatagaaaagaaCTGATAATTGATTACGCCGATGATAACGAACAAAAAGTTATTCCGAAAGagaatcttaaatctaatatagATGGTGCGCTTATGGAAAACGCAGACACAGATG AAGAAGCAGAACCATTATCAGCCCCTGCAGAATCAGCATCGACATCCGCACCAATGACGTCCATATCACTCAACGATAATAGTAATCATTCTAAAATCGGCGATAGTCACACTTCTCAAGAAGAACTTACAGCCGAAGAAGCAGAGCGTGATCGAGAGTTACGTGCATCGCGAGCAACATTTCTTCAGCACTTACCTTGCTTCAAGCTCCAACGCAACTCGGAAAGTATTATTAAAAGCGAGTCAAACTCCAATGATAATGTTACAACTGAATATGCTCTACCAAGATGTCGCGAGTGTCGACGCCGCAGTTCACAGGGTGGTTCAGATGTCTATTGTCGATTTTATGAATTCCGTCGTTTGCAGTATAATGAATTGGGTGAATTGGTTGTTGCTGGCTTCCCCAACCCCTATACGGACCCGACTGCCGACGATTTACGCATCTGGCAGCCAGATAAGCATAGTGTGCCTACTGCAGGCTGGATGGACATCCAAGTTGCTCGGTATATATTGCTACATGCTGGTGACCAATTTTGCTATCTGTGGCAACAAGAGGCCGAAGCATTGCGTTTACACGAAAATCCGAATAGCATAATCGCCTGGAAGAAGGTGGTGCAAGGTCTACGTGAGATTTGCGATGTGTGTGATACCacactttttaattttcattggaCTTGCGACAAGTGTGGTTTTGGTGTGTGTCTTGACTGTTTCAAAGACCGCAAAGAGCAACGCAGTTGTCGTAAGAGACGCACGGGCGATAAAACCCAACGTGGACACGATGAATTTCACTGGATGCTATGTACTGCAACAACGTCAACTCATCAAAAACATGAACTTCGAGATCTGATGCTGACACAGATCATTGCTAGCGATGCGTTAAACGTTTTGGGCCGACTCTTGCACGATATACGTGCTATGTGGCAAGTGCCACAGATGTGTGGCTGTTTGTTAAGCAAACAGGACCTTCCGGCAGATACGGAACTTGGTACTTTAATACAGGACATGATCAAGGAATCGCAATTAAAGCAGCAGACGAGCGCTTCATCGCTAGCTACTGAAGAAACATTACGTAAACAGGCACGAATGGAAGAATTGCATGCCAAAAAGTTGGAGTTTGCGCGAGCAAGAGGTATAGACTATGTGCCAGGACGAGTGTGGACAAAGCAAACTTTGGGAAAGGATCCCATAACCACcgcttttgataattttaaacatataaaCTTTTTACGGAAGGGTTTAGCGGGATTACGACGATTTTTGCCGCCACGCGCAATGACCTTAACCCACTCGACAATGCTGGCGCCTGGCGTACCACATGAATGGTTATGCGATGGCAAACTATTGAGACTTACTAATGCCATGCATCCCGATAACCGAATACTTTATCAGGAGGTATGGAAATGTGGTCAGCCCGTTATGATCTCGGAAGTAGCGCAATCACTGAACTTGGAGTTATGGCGACCAGAAGCCTTCTGTAAGGATTTCGGTGACAAGCCCAATGACTTGATAAACTGCTTGAATGGAAATTTAGTACCTAACCAACCGATGCGATATTTCTGGGAGGGATTCCAATGTATAAAGAAACGATTGCTAGATGCAAATGGCAAACCAATGTTATTAAAACTGAAAGACTGGCCGCCAGGCGATGATTTTGCCGAAATATTGCCAACCCGTTTTGCGGATCTCATGACCGGCCTACCCATGCCGGAATACACCTTGCGTACAGGCAATTTGAATATTGCCAGCTGTTTGCCGAAGATGTTTGTTCCACCCGACTTGGGACCGAAGATGTACAATGCTTACGGTTCGGCATTGCACCCTGACAAGGGCACTACTAATTTGCACTTGGACATTTCCGACGCTGTAAACATTATGGTATATGTGGGCGTACCACAAGATGCCGATAGTAAACCACAATTGGTAGCTACTCAAAAAGCTATAGCTTTGGGTGGCTGCGATTATTTGACACGGGCACGATGCCAAATACCTGGCGTCCTGCCAGGTGCATTGTGGCATATTTTCCCTGCACGAGATGCTGATAAAATCCGCGATCTCCTAAATCGAGTGACGATAGAGAAAGGGTTTCGCTTGGAACCCGACCACGATCCCATTCATGATCAGAATTGGTATTTAGACGATAAATTGCGTGCACGTCTCTTCAAGGAATATGGTGTAGAAGGATATCCCATTGTACAGTGCCTTGGCGATGCAGTGTTCATTCCGGCTGGGGCACCACATCAAG